A genomic window from Flintibacter sp. KGMB00164 includes:
- the pta gene encoding phosphate acetyltransferase: MFKKLIDILKAHPRKIVFTEGTDPRILEASARLLSGTFLTPVLVGKEEEVRAAAEDAGFNIRGAIIVDPETYENMDAMVAKMVELRKGKMTEEECRAALKKGNYFGTMLVAMGEADALLGGATYSTADTVRPALQLVKTKPGNKIVSSCFILVRPSATGDNDVLAMGDCAINIKPNEDELVEIAVETAKCAKIFGIDPKVAFLSYSTFGSGKGEDVDKMRNACEKAKAAMPEIPVDGELQFDAAVSPRVAHTKCPDSKVAGYANTFIFPDINAGNIGYKIAQRLGSFEAYGPILLGLNAPINDLSRGCNAQEVYSMAIITAALAGN; the protein is encoded by the coding sequence ATGTTCAAGAAACTCATCGACATCCTGAAGGCTCATCCCCGTAAGATCGTATTCACCGAGGGCACCGATCCCCGTATTCTGGAGGCCTCTGCCCGTCTGCTGTCCGGTACTTTCCTGACCCCCGTGCTGGTGGGTAAGGAGGAGGAAGTCCGCGCTGCCGCTGAGGACGCCGGCTTCAACATCCGCGGCGCCATCATCGTAGACCCCGAGACCTACGAGAACATGGACGCTATGGTTGCCAAGATGGTCGAGCTGCGCAAGGGCAAGATGACCGAGGAGGAGTGCCGCGCTGCTCTGAAGAAGGGCAACTACTTCGGCACCATGCTGGTGGCTATGGGTGAGGCCGACGCTCTGCTGGGCGGCGCTACCTACTCCACCGCCGACACCGTCCGTCCCGCTCTGCAGCTGGTCAAGACCAAGCCCGGCAACAAGATCGTCTCCTCCTGCTTCATCCTGGTTCGTCCTTCCGCCACCGGCGACAACGACGTGCTGGCTATGGGCGACTGCGCCATCAACATCAAGCCCAACGAGGACGAGCTGGTTGAGATCGCCGTGGAGACTGCCAAGTGCGCCAAGATCTTCGGCATTGACCCCAAGGTTGCTTTCCTGAGCTACTCCACCTTCGGCTCCGGCAAGGGCGAGGACGTGGACAAGATGCGCAACGCCTGCGAGAAGGCCAAGGCTGCTATGCCCGAGATCCCCGTGGACGGCGAGCTGCAGTTTGACGCCGCTGTGTCTCCCCGCGTGGCTCACACCAAGTGCCCCGACTCCAAGGTGGCCGGTTATGCCAACACCTTCATCTTCCCCGACATCAACGCCGGCAACATCGGCTACAAGATCGCTCAGCGTCTGGGCTCCTTCGAGGCTTACGGCCCCATCCTGCTGGGCCTGAACGCCCCCATCAACGACCTGAGCCGCGGCTGTAACGCCCAGGAGGTCTACTCCATGGCTATCATCACCGCCGCCCTGGCTGGCAACTAA
- a CDS encoding helix-turn-helix transcriptional regulator: MNNLNAEFARTLSLLRQEKGVSQRAAAAELGISQALMSHYENGIREPGLSFVVKACDYYGVSADYLLGRTLTRDGTTIGAEELYDVSEEKNNSMRGSVLALLSKKLLVNSVGMLFDLLGKTGSREAIRAASNYLSSAVYSVYRQLYHANPANNPDFFSVSQRHAQAGLAQADMDLSRVELEDALAQHVKDKGQMPEMDHAALARDYPVLYQSMLQLIHNSGERMNKLFGGRDNKDSK; encoded by the coding sequence GTGAACAATTTGAACGCAGAATTTGCCCGTACCCTGTCCCTGCTGCGTCAGGAAAAAGGAGTCAGTCAGCGCGCAGCCGCCGCGGAGCTGGGTATCTCTCAGGCCCTCATGTCTCACTACGAAAATGGCATCCGTGAGCCCGGTCTGTCTTTTGTGGTCAAGGCCTGTGATTATTATGGCGTGTCCGCCGATTACCTGTTGGGCCGCACCCTGACCCGGGATGGAACCACCATTGGAGCTGAGGAGCTCTACGACGTCAGCGAAGAGAAAAACAATTCCATGCGGGGCTCTGTGCTGGCCCTGCTGTCCAAGAAGCTGCTGGTGAACTCGGTGGGAATGCTCTTCGACCTGCTGGGGAAGACCGGCAGCCGGGAGGCCATCCGTGCCGCCTCCAACTACCTGTCCTCGGCGGTCTACTCGGTGTACCGCCAGCTTTACCACGCCAATCCGGCCAACAACCCCGATTTCTTCTCCGTGTCTCAGCGGCACGCCCAGGCTGGCCTGGCCCAGGCGGATATGGATCTGTCCCGGGTGGAGCTGGAGGATGCGCTGGCCCAGCATGTGAAGGACAAGGGCCAGATGCCTGAGATGGACCACGCCGCTCTGGCCCGGGATTATCCCGTGCTCTATCAGTCCATGCTGCAGCTCATCCACAACTCCGGCGAGCGGATGAACAAGCTCTTTGGCGGCCGGGATAATAAAGATAGTAAATAA
- the lepA gene encoding translation elongation factor 4 — MTDQSKIRNFSIIAHIDHGKSTLSDRLIEQCHAVTERQMESQLLDNMDLEKERGITIKARAVRLEYQAQDGETYHLNLIDTPGHVDFNYEVSRSLAACEGAVLVVDSTQGVEAQTLANTYLALEHDLEILPVFNKIDLPAANPQKAKEEVEAIIGLPAMEAPEISAKMGINIPAVLEDIVQNVPAPTGDASAPLKALVFDSQYDPYVGVIVYFRVMEGTLKKGMNVKMMASGASYQVLDCGYLRPLGMDSCPELTAGEVGWFTASIKNVKDTRVGDTITGTDQPAAEALPGYRPAQAMVYCGIYTQDGSKYPDLRDALEKLQLNDASLSFEPESSIALGFGFRCGFLGMLHMEIIQERLEREFDLDLVTTLPSVIYEVDKTDGTTVKVDNPHNYPDPGLITEAREPYAKVSIIAPPDYVGNIMPMCQDRRGIFKDMQYLDTNLVELHYSMPLGEIIYDFFDALKARTKGYASLDYELEGYQPSQLVKVDLLLNGDQVDALSFIAHKDKAYGRARKICEKLKENIPRQLFEVPIQAAIGGKIIARETVKAMRKDVLAKCYGGDITRKKKLLEKQKEGKKKMRSLGTVQMPTEAFMAVLKLDEE; from the coding sequence ATGACCGATCAATCCAAAATCCGCAATTTTTCTATCATTGCCCACATCGACCACGGCAAGTCCACCTTGTCTGACCGTCTCATTGAGCAGTGCCATGCAGTGACCGAGCGGCAGATGGAGTCTCAGCTGCTGGACAACATGGACCTGGAGAAGGAGCGCGGCATCACCATTAAGGCCCGTGCCGTCCGTCTGGAGTACCAGGCCCAGGATGGGGAGACCTACCACCTCAACCTCATCGACACCCCGGGCCATGTGGACTTCAACTACGAGGTCTCCCGGTCTCTGGCCGCCTGTGAGGGCGCGGTGCTGGTGGTGGACTCCACCCAGGGCGTGGAGGCTCAGACGCTGGCCAACACCTACCTGGCTCTGGAGCACGATCTGGAGATCCTGCCCGTGTTCAATAAGATCGACCTGCCCGCCGCCAATCCCCAGAAGGCCAAGGAGGAGGTAGAGGCTATTATCGGCCTGCCCGCCATGGAGGCCCCGGAGATCTCCGCGAAAATGGGCATCAACATTCCCGCCGTGCTGGAGGACATTGTACAGAACGTGCCCGCCCCCACCGGCGACGCCAGTGCCCCTCTGAAGGCCCTGGTCTTTGACAGCCAGTACGACCCCTATGTGGGTGTTATCGTCTACTTCCGTGTGATGGAGGGCACCCTGAAGAAGGGCATGAATGTAAAGATGATGGCCTCCGGTGCCTCCTACCAGGTGCTGGACTGCGGCTATCTGCGTCCCCTGGGTATGGACTCCTGCCCCGAGCTCACCGCCGGCGAGGTAGGCTGGTTTACTGCCTCCATCAAGAACGTGAAGGACACTCGGGTGGGCGACACCATCACCGGAACCGATCAGCCCGCTGCTGAGGCTCTGCCCGGCTACCGGCCCGCCCAGGCCATGGTTTACTGCGGTATCTACACCCAGGACGGCAGCAAATATCCTGACCTGCGGGACGCCCTGGAAAAGCTCCAGCTCAACGACGCTTCCCTGTCCTTCGAGCCCGAATCCTCCATCGCCCTGGGCTTTGGTTTCCGCTGCGGCTTCCTGGGCATGCTCCACATGGAGATCATCCAGGAGCGCCTGGAGCGGGAGTTCGATCTGGACCTGGTTACCACACTACCCTCTGTAATCTACGAGGTAGATAAAACAGATGGGACTACCGTGAAGGTGGATAACCCCCACAACTACCCCGATCCCGGCCTGATCACCGAGGCCCGGGAGCCCTACGCCAAGGTATCCATCATCGCGCCCCCCGACTACGTAGGCAACATCATGCCCATGTGTCAGGACCGCCGGGGCATTTTTAAGGACATGCAGTATCTGGACACCAACCTGGTGGAGCTGCACTACTCCATGCCTCTGGGCGAGATCATCTACGACTTCTTTGATGCTCTGAAGGCCCGCACCAAGGGCTACGCCAGCCTGGACTACGAGCTGGAGGGCTATCAGCCCAGCCAGCTGGTGAAGGTGGACCTGCTCCTCAACGGCGACCAGGTGGACGCCCTGAGCTTTATTGCCCACAAGGATAAGGCCTACGGCCGGGCCCGGAAGATCTGTGAGAAGCTCAAGGAGAACATCCCCCGACAGCTCTTTGAGGTCCCCATCCAGGCGGCCATCGGCGGCAAGATCATTGCCCGTGAGACCGTCAAGGCTATGCGCAAGGACGTGCTGGCCAAGTGTTACGGCGGCGACATCACCCGTAAGAAGAAGCTGCTGGAGAAGCAGAAGGAAGGCAAGAAGAAGATGAGAAGTCTGGGCACGGTACAGATGCCTACCGAAGCCTTTATGGCAGTTCTCAAGCTGGACGAGGAATAA
- a CDS encoding VOC family protein, which produces MIKFNHFNFNVLDLDKSLDFYKKALGLEPVRVKDAEDGSFRLVYLGDGLTEFQLELTWLRDRKEPYNLGECEFHLAFHTDEYEQLHQKHQDMGCICFENPAMGIYFISDPDGYWIEIVPEHK; this is translated from the coding sequence ATGATCAAATTCAATCACTTCAACTTCAATGTCCTGGATCTGGACAAGAGCCTGGACTTCTATAAAAAGGCCCTGGGCCTGGAGCCTGTGCGGGTGAAGGATGCCGAGGACGGCTCCTTCCGTCTGGTGTACCTGGGGGACGGCCTCACCGAGTTTCAGCTGGAGCTGACCTGGCTGCGGGACCGCAAGGAGCCCTACAACCTGGGCGAGTGTGAGTTCCACCTGGCCTTCCACACCGATGAGTACGAGCAGCTGCACCAGAAGCACCAGGACATGGGCTGCATCTGCTTTGAAAACCCGGCCATGGGGATCTACTTCATCTCCGATCCCGATGGCTACTGGATCGAAATCGTGCCTGAGCATAAATAA